From one Micromonospora siamensis genomic stretch:
- a CDS encoding shikimate kinase produces MTRPVCVLVGAPGSGKSTVGQVLAEALGVSFRDTDADIERLAGKPIPEIFIDEGEAHFRALERAAVAAALASHTGVLALGGGAVLAEENRAALIGHPVVHLSVELPDAVRRVGLGAGRPLLAINPRATLKHLMDQRRPLYAEVATATVVTDGRTPEEIAAEITALLTA; encoded by the coding sequence GTGACGCGGCCGGTCTGCGTGCTGGTCGGGGCTCCCGGCTCCGGCAAGTCCACCGTCGGCCAGGTGCTCGCCGAGGCGTTGGGGGTGTCGTTCCGGGACACCGACGCCGACATCGAGCGGCTGGCCGGCAAGCCGATCCCGGAGATCTTCATCGACGAGGGTGAGGCGCACTTCCGCGCGCTGGAGCGGGCCGCGGTGGCGGCGGCGCTGGCCTCGCACACCGGGGTGCTCGCCCTCGGCGGCGGCGCGGTCCTCGCCGAGGAGAACCGCGCCGCGTTGATCGGGCACCCGGTGGTGCACCTGTCGGTCGAGTTGCCGGACGCGGTGAGGCGGGTCGGGCTGGGCGCCGGGCGACCGCTGCTGGCGATCAACCCGCGAGCCACCCTGAAGCACCTGATGGATCAGCGCCGACCGCTCTACGCAGAGGTGGCCACCGCGACCGTGGTCACCGACGGGCGTACCCCCGAGGAGATCGCCGCGGAGATCACCGCCCTGCTCACGGCCTGA
- a CDS encoding acyltransferase: MNGTGGARGRAVRTVFAVKRAWYRLRYPRLTLGRDVEIRGRIRLRRGVRVSIGDRTRLNKLVRFSGAGEIRVGADCLVNATWIGSWTSVTVGDRCLLSDCEIFDNDFHNLPPEQRHDRPTPATRAPIVIEDNVWIGAHALVMKGARIGRDSVVGAGTVVRSEVPPRVVVIGNPQQTVKKFHD; encoded by the coding sequence GTGAACGGCACCGGTGGGGCCCGGGGGCGGGCGGTGCGTACGGTCTTCGCCGTCAAGCGCGCCTGGTACCGGCTGCGCTATCCGCGGCTGACGTTGGGCCGCGACGTCGAGATCCGCGGCCGGATCCGGTTGCGCCGGGGCGTACGGGTCAGCATCGGCGACCGCACCCGGCTGAACAAACTGGTCCGGTTCTCCGGTGCCGGTGAGATCCGGGTGGGCGCGGACTGCCTGGTCAACGCCACCTGGATCGGCAGCTGGACCTCGGTGACGGTCGGTGACCGGTGCCTGTTGTCGGACTGCGAGATCTTCGACAACGACTTCCACAACCTTCCCCCGGAACAGCGGCACGACCGGCCCACGCCGGCCACCCGCGCCCCGATCGTGATCGAGGACAATGTCTGGATCGGGGCGCACGCCCTGGTGATGAAGGGCGCCCGGATCGGTCGGGACAGCGTGGTCGGTGCCGGCACGGTCGTCCGGTCCGAGGTCCCACCCCGCGTCGTGGTGATCGGCAACCCCCAGCAGACGGTGAAGAAGTTCCATGACTGA
- a CDS encoding lipopolysaccharide biosynthesis protein, with product MTDRTPAPWPADGWAAGSDSRTVTLGDLLRVPLHRLRLIGVTALVGLLGALGYVLLAGASVTANAVVAVRPVVTDAFSPSGAGADRSVNMNVESGIATGTDVVGALSRATGEDPVVVRELLQVEVPTGGQILRFTYQGDGADAAVDAVNLAAQTYLDVRRQMYEKQRADMLRSYDDSIAKVAKQQASLQKRVNGAKGSAAADAAVAELAGINNQLTQLNSSRTEIAAVDVNPGWITQRAEPALVTSDGKGALLLVAGLLGGVLLGVVLAYAWEAMDRRVRSVADARDATGLPLLGTVRRRRFRGRAQPVDADVRYVAMAVAERVGKPARVALLAAREDTTVLTAGLAVALAAGGREVFIADDSGRLDRLRGIVQTDRGRLPVPIPGRSSVPASRPSAEDDATAVIPIAGSARRPSPHPSPAPASTDPEATLMLPRIATAKAGTAKVGAVKTGTATGSSNGTPAAGGGSRNGRAVDPDSLVVGTGRVGFGTWRQGADQKLVLFNAPPAEADERGVSAARQGTAVVVVERDRTRQSDLRRLVERLRAAGVTPLGFVLNRSGRG from the coding sequence ATGACTGACCGAACCCCGGCCCCCTGGCCCGCCGACGGCTGGGCCGCCGGCTCCGACTCCCGCACCGTCACCCTCGGGGACCTGCTCCGCGTGCCGCTGCACCGGCTCCGCCTGATCGGCGTGACGGCGCTGGTGGGGCTCCTCGGCGCGCTCGGCTACGTGCTGCTCGCCGGCGCGTCGGTGACCGCCAACGCGGTGGTCGCCGTCCGGCCCGTGGTCACCGACGCGTTCAGCCCCAGCGGGGCGGGCGCCGACCGGTCGGTCAACATGAACGTCGAGAGCGGCATCGCCACCGGCACCGACGTCGTCGGTGCGCTGTCCCGGGCCACCGGGGAGGACCCGGTCGTGGTCCGGGAGTTGCTGCAGGTCGAGGTCCCCACCGGTGGCCAGATCCTGCGCTTCACCTACCAGGGCGACGGCGCCGACGCGGCGGTCGACGCGGTCAACCTGGCCGCCCAGACCTACCTCGACGTCCGGCGGCAGATGTACGAGAAGCAGCGCGCCGACATGCTCCGCTCCTACGACGACAGCATCGCCAAGGTGGCCAAGCAGCAGGCCAGCCTCCAGAAGCGGGTGAACGGCGCCAAGGGCAGCGCCGCGGCCGACGCCGCGGTGGCCGAGCTGGCCGGCATCAACAACCAGCTCACCCAGCTGAACTCGTCCCGTACCGAGATCGCGGCGGTGGACGTCAACCCGGGCTGGATCACCCAGCGGGCCGAGCCGGCCCTGGTCACCAGCGACGGCAAGGGCGCCCTGCTGCTGGTCGCCGGCCTGCTCGGTGGCGTGCTGCTCGGTGTCGTGCTCGCGTACGCCTGGGAGGCGATGGACCGGCGGGTCCGTTCGGTGGCCGACGCCCGCGACGCCACCGGCCTGCCGCTGCTCGGCACGGTACGCCGCCGTCGCTTCCGGGGTCGCGCCCAGCCGGTCGACGCCGACGTGCGGTACGTGGCGATGGCCGTGGCCGAGCGGGTGGGCAAGCCGGCCCGGGTGGCCCTGCTCGCCGCCCGGGAGGACACCACCGTGCTCACCGCCGGTCTCGCGGTGGCGCTCGCCGCCGGGGGCCGGGAGGTGTTCATCGCCGACGACAGCGGTCGGCTGGACCGGTTGCGGGGCATCGTGCAGACCGACCGTGGCCGGCTGCCGGTGCCGATCCCGGGCCGCTCGTCGGTCCCCGCGTCCCGTCCGTCGGCGGAGGACGACGCCACCGCGGTGATCCCGATCGCCGGTTCCGCCCGGCGGCCGTCCCCGCACCCGAGTCCCGCCCCGGCGTCCACCGATCCCGAGGCGACGCTGATGCTGCCCCGGATCGCCACCGCCAAGGCGGGCACCGCCAAGGTCGGCGCCGTCAAGACCGGCACCGCGACCGGCTCCAGCAACGGCACGCCCGCCGCGGGCGGCGGTAGCCGCAACGGCCGGGCGGTCGACCCGGACAGTCTCGTCGTCGGCACCGGCCGCGTCGGCTTCGGCACCTGGCGGCAGGGCGCCGACCAGAAGCTGGTGCTGTTCAACGCCCCGCCGGCCGAGGCCGACGAGCGGGGCGTCTCCGCCGCCCGGCAGGGCACCGCGGTGGTGGTCGTCGAGCGGGACCGCACCCGGCAGAGCGACCTGCGCCGGCTGGTGGAGCGACTGCGGGCGGCCGGGGTGACTCCGCTGGGCTTCGTGCTCAACCGCAGCGGCCGTGGCTGA
- a CDS encoding alpha/beta fold hydrolase, translating into MATFVLVPGFWLGGWAWREVTAKLRERGHEVFPVTLTGLAERAHLAGPEVGLETHTTDITALIETEELHDVVLVGHSGGGMPVTQAADRLPDRIAKVVYVDSGPLPDGAAQFDIHPPEEQERLRAVIGDGHLLPPPSWDPADDAVGLAGLDDTALALLRRRSTPEPLRAATDPVRRTGGPGSGPRPAAGGTPAVPGGTLAVPGETPVVPAALVACTFPLDVVTAMMAQGHPFFAELAGADLHALPTGHWPMLSEPAALAGLLDEIAAGVRP; encoded by the coding sequence ATGGCGACTTTCGTGCTGGTGCCCGGTTTCTGGTTGGGCGGTTGGGCGTGGCGGGAGGTGACCGCGAAGCTGCGGGAGCGGGGGCACGAGGTGTTCCCGGTGACCCTGACGGGGCTGGCCGAACGGGCCCACCTGGCCGGGCCGGAGGTCGGCCTGGAAACCCACACCACCGACATCACCGCCCTGATCGAGACCGAGGAGCTGCACGACGTGGTGCTCGTCGGGCACTCCGGCGGGGGGATGCCGGTGACGCAGGCCGCCGACCGGCTCCCGGACCGGATCGCCAAGGTGGTCTACGTGGACAGCGGCCCGCTGCCCGATGGGGCGGCCCAGTTCGACATCCACCCCCCGGAGGAGCAGGAGCGACTGCGCGCGGTGATCGGCGACGGGCACCTGCTGCCGCCGCCCTCCTGGGACCCGGCCGACGACGCGGTCGGCCTGGCCGGACTGGACGACACGGCGCTGGCGCTGCTGCGCCGCCGGTCCACCCCGGAGCCGTTGCGCGCCGCCACCGACCCGGTCCGGCGGACCGGCGGGCCCGGATCCGGACCGCGACCGGCGGCGGGTGGGACGCCGGCGGTGCCGGGTGGGACGCTGGCGGTGCCGGGTGAGACGCCGGTGGTGCCGGCGGCGCTGGTCGCCTGCACCTTCCCGCTGGACGTGGTGACCGCGATGATGGCGCAGGGACACCCGTTCTTCGCCGAGCTGGCCGGCGCGGACCTGCACGCGCTGCCGACCGGCCACTGGCCGATGCTGAGCGAGCCGGCGGCGCTCGCCGGACTGCTCGACGAGATCGCCGCCGGGGTCAGGCCGTGA
- a CDS encoding glycosyltransferase family 2 protein — MNHPSVSVVVPTRDRPELLRAAVAAILAQEHPGEVEVVVVYDQSEPDRSLTELSRPGRTVQVITNGRTAGLAGARNSGVLAATGELVAFCDDDDEWLPGKLAAQVAALAAAPEAEFVSCGIRVRYDGNTVDRVLDRDRVTLDALLRDRMTELHPSTFLIRASALRDGFGLVDEEIPGSYAEDYEFLLRAARSAPLVNLRTPYVLVRWHKRSYFAQRWDTISEALQWLLERYPEFAGQPAGQARVTGQIAFARAASGDRKGALSWAGRTIRSNPREPRAYLALAVAGKVVGADAVLRTLHKRGRGI; from the coding sequence ATGAACCACCCCAGCGTGAGTGTGGTGGTCCCGACCCGGGACCGCCCGGAGCTGCTCCGGGCCGCGGTCGCTGCGATCCTCGCCCAGGAGCACCCCGGCGAGGTCGAGGTCGTGGTGGTGTACGACCAGTCCGAGCCGGACCGGTCGTTGACGGAGCTGTCCCGGCCCGGCCGCACCGTACAGGTGATCACCAACGGCCGTACGGCGGGGCTGGCCGGGGCCCGCAACTCGGGTGTGCTGGCCGCGACCGGTGAGCTGGTGGCGTTCTGCGACGACGACGACGAGTGGCTGCCGGGGAAGCTGGCCGCCCAGGTGGCCGCCCTGGCCGCCGCGCCGGAGGCGGAGTTCGTCAGCTGCGGGATCCGGGTCCGCTACGACGGGAACACCGTCGACCGGGTGCTGGACCGCGACCGGGTCACCCTGGACGCGTTGCTGCGCGACCGGATGACCGAGCTGCACCCGTCGACCTTCCTGATCCGCGCGTCGGCGTTGCGGGACGGCTTCGGGCTGGTCGACGAGGAGATCCCGGGCAGCTACGCCGAGGACTACGAGTTCCTGCTCCGGGCCGCCCGCAGCGCGCCGCTGGTCAACCTGCGCACCCCGTACGTGCTGGTGCGCTGGCACAAGCGGTCGTACTTCGCGCAGCGGTGGGACACCATCTCCGAGGCGTTGCAGTGGTTGCTGGAGCGCTACCCCGAGTTCGCCGGCCAGCCGGCGGGGCAGGCCCGGGTCACCGGCCAGATCGCCTTCGCCCGGGCCGCGTCCGGCGACCGTAAGGGTGCGCTGTCCTGGGCGGGGCGGACGATCCGCAGCAATCCGCGGGAGCCGCGGGCGTACCTGGCGCTGGCGGTGGCCGGCAAGGTGGTGGGCGCGGACGCGGTGCTGCGCACCCTGCACAAGCGTGGCCGGGGGATCTGA
- a CDS encoding lipopolysaccharide biosynthesis protein, which yields MTTTTAPPASGGSADEAAETRRSARSGVAGLIGAATSGLFGFVLAVVITRSYGTVGSGAFFAAIGVVTVAAGVSSLGAETGTMWSLPRRRTGPDGDAARVLPVALLPPLVVATLVAAVGIAASDRLAPRLLTGSGEAGPPLLALTFAAVPVVVATTVLLAAVRCVRPIRAYVAVQFFLLPVARPVLVGAAALVGGGLLAGMTGWLVPAAVALIACLALVAGPLGVARGARLRPDARDWRTFWGFALPRAASAAIDAASMWVGVLMTAALAGQADAGVFGAVGRYILAGQLAMQGLRVAVSPQLSRLLGRGQPGAAAAVHRHLTTWGLVLSWPVYLLLAVFGLAFLQLFGPEFTAGSTAMTVLALAMLVNTGVGNVQSLLLMGGRSGLHLAATVAGLAVNVTLGLLLIPGHGVTGAAVAWACGIATENLTAVGCARAVFGQPLVDRAMARAAALTVAGVGAAALLGVLAGGRGIPGLLVAVAVLAVGCVGMLTVARVRRGLREIMDQIRGRDTRPTPAAGAAPTSTEEG from the coding sequence ATGACCACGACCACGGCTCCTCCCGCCTCGGGCGGGTCGGCCGACGAGGCGGCGGAGACCCGGCGCAGCGCCCGCAGCGGGGTGGCCGGGCTGATCGGCGCCGCCACCAGTGGACTGTTCGGCTTCGTCCTGGCGGTGGTGATCACCCGCAGCTACGGCACGGTCGGCTCGGGCGCCTTCTTCGCCGCGATCGGCGTGGTCACGGTTGCCGCGGGGGTCTCCTCGCTGGGCGCGGAGACCGGCACCATGTGGTCGCTGCCGCGCCGGCGTACCGGCCCCGACGGTGACGCGGCGCGGGTGCTGCCGGTGGCCCTGCTGCCCCCGCTGGTGGTGGCGACGCTGGTCGCGGCCGTCGGGATCGCCGCGTCGGACCGGCTGGCGCCGCGGCTGCTGACCGGTTCCGGGGAGGCCGGACCGCCGCTGCTGGCGTTGACCTTCGCGGCGGTGCCGGTGGTGGTCGCCACGACCGTGCTGCTGGCGGCCGTGCGCTGCGTACGACCGATCCGGGCGTACGTCGCGGTGCAGTTCTTCCTGCTGCCGGTGGCGCGTCCGGTGCTGGTGGGCGCCGCGGCGCTGGTCGGCGGCGGGCTGCTGGCCGGCATGACGGGTTGGCTGGTGCCGGCCGCGGTGGCCCTGATCGCCTGCCTGGCCCTGGTCGCCGGGCCGCTCGGGGTGGCCCGGGGGGCCCGGCTGCGACCGGACGCGCGGGACTGGCGGACGTTCTGGGGCTTCGCGCTGCCGCGGGCCGCCTCGGCGGCGATCGACGCGGCGAGCATGTGGGTCGGGGTGCTGATGACCGCGGCCCTGGCCGGGCAGGCCGACGCGGGTGTGTTCGGCGCGGTGGGCCGCTACATCCTCGCCGGGCAGCTGGCCATGCAGGGACTTCGGGTGGCCGTCTCCCCGCAGCTGTCCCGGCTGCTCGGCCGCGGGCAGCCGGGTGCCGCCGCCGCGGTGCACCGGCACCTGACCACCTGGGGGCTGGTGCTGTCCTGGCCGGTCTACCTGCTGCTCGCGGTCTTCGGGCTGGCCTTCCTGCAACTGTTCGGACCGGAGTTCACCGCGGGCTCGACGGCGATGACCGTGCTCGCCCTGGCCATGCTGGTCAACACCGGCGTCGGCAACGTGCAGAGCCTGCTGCTGATGGGCGGCCGCAGCGGCCTGCACCTGGCCGCCACGGTGGCCGGGTTGGCCGTCAACGTGACGCTCGGGCTGCTGCTCATCCCCGGCCACGGCGTGACCGGTGCCGCGGTCGCCTGGGCCTGCGGCATCGCCACCGAGAACCTCACCGCGGTGGGCTGTGCCCGGGCCGTCTTCGGGCAGCCCCTGGTGGACCGGGCGATGGCGCGGGCCGCGGCCCTCACGGTGGCCGGGGTGGGCGCAGCCGCGCTGCTCGGCGTGCTGGCCGGCGGGCGGGGGATCCCCGGACTGCTGGTGGCGGTGGCCGTGCTGGCCGTCGGTTGCGTCGGGATGTTGACCGTTGCCCGGGTCCGGCGGGGGCTTCGGGAAATCATGGACCAGATCCGGGGACGGGACACCCGGCCGACGCCGGCCGCCGGGGCCGCCCCGACGTCAACTGAAGAGGGGTAG
- a CDS encoding glycosyltransferase translates to MNVEPTAPGAASATTSWLPAQRDHRAPARTSVLVAVGTDKHPFDRLVGWLEEWHREVGDAVALTVQHGHTRAPAVPGAVPFLDHDALQAGMAGADLVVCHGGPATILEARRHGHLPIVVPRDPGRGEHVDDHQQLFARRLGAVGKVALCETREALFGALRAGLADRERFAVTADPAEVAARRAAVGRVGEIVEGLVAASARRRPWWRRRPGAGRDGGRNR, encoded by the coding sequence GTGAACGTCGAACCGACCGCGCCGGGCGCGGCTTCCGCCACCACGTCCTGGCTGCCGGCGCAGCGGGACCACCGGGCCCCGGCCCGCACCAGCGTGCTGGTGGCGGTGGGGACCGACAAGCATCCGTTCGACCGGCTGGTGGGTTGGCTGGAGGAGTGGCACCGGGAGGTCGGCGACGCGGTGGCGTTGACCGTCCAGCACGGGCACACCCGCGCGCCGGCCGTGCCGGGCGCGGTGCCGTTCCTCGACCACGACGCGTTGCAGGCCGGGATGGCCGGGGCGGACCTGGTGGTCTGCCACGGCGGGCCGGCCACGATCCTGGAGGCCCGTCGGCACGGCCACCTGCCCATCGTGGTGCCCCGGGACCCGGGCCGCGGCGAGCACGTCGACGACCACCAGCAGCTGTTCGCCCGCCGGCTCGGCGCGGTGGGCAAGGTGGCGCTCTGCGAGACGCGGGAGGCGTTGTTCGGGGCGCTGCGCGCCGGCCTGGCGGACCGGGAGCGGTTCGCGGTGACGGCCGACCCGGCCGAGGTGGCCGCGCGCCGCGCGGCGGTGGGCCGGGTCGGCGAGATCGTGGAGGGGCTGGTGGCCGCGTCGGCGCGGCGCCGGCCGTGGTGGCGACGCCGGCCGGGCGCCGGCCGGGACGGAGGACGGAACCGATGA
- a CDS encoding sulfotransferase domain-containing protein, producing the protein MSSVRNRIKQLVPTQVSDRIKGSLVDYGVRTSDRRPLPDFLIIGTKRGGTTSLWNYLIQHPLVPRLFPAWNTKATHYFEENWHRGEAWYRSHFPTTRQRAALENRHGGPARAGEAAPLYMFHPLAAQRVAALMPGVRLIVLLRDPVERAYSHWKERRTNGVEPLGFAEALAAEPERTAGERERLIAEPNHFSEAYDWYTYRARGRYLEHLEPWLGRFDRSQILFLPSEQLYRDARGTYRRTLDFLGLPPHELGDFKVYNDRRSAPLDPALRAELTEYYRPYNAALRQRLDLDLDWPDGVA; encoded by the coding sequence GTGTCGTCCGTCCGCAACCGGATCAAGCAGCTCGTGCCCACGCAGGTCTCCGATCGCATCAAGGGCAGCCTGGTCGACTACGGCGTACGCACCAGCGACCGTCGTCCGCTGCCGGACTTCCTGATCATCGGCACGAAACGCGGCGGCACGACCTCGCTGTGGAACTACCTCATCCAGCACCCGTTGGTGCCGCGGCTCTTCCCGGCCTGGAACACCAAGGCCACGCACTACTTCGAGGAGAACTGGCACCGCGGCGAGGCGTGGTACCGGTCGCACTTCCCGACCACCCGGCAGCGGGCGGCCCTGGAGAACCGGCACGGCGGGCCGGCGCGGGCGGGAGAGGCCGCGCCGCTGTACATGTTCCACCCCCTCGCCGCGCAGCGGGTCGCCGCGCTGATGCCCGGGGTGCGACTCATCGTGCTGCTGCGCGATCCGGTGGAGCGGGCGTACTCGCACTGGAAGGAGCGGCGCACCAACGGCGTCGAGCCGCTGGGCTTCGCCGAGGCGCTGGCCGCCGAGCCGGAGCGTACGGCGGGGGAGCGGGAACGCCTGATCGCCGAGCCGAACCACTTCAGCGAGGCGTACGACTGGTACACCTACCGGGCCCGCGGGCGCTACCTGGAGCACCTGGAGCCGTGGCTGGGGCGGTTCGACCGCTCGCAGATCCTCTTCCTGCCCAGCGAGCAGCTCTACCGGGACGCCCGTGGCACCTACCGCCGGACGCTGGACTTCCTCGGCCTGCCCCCGCACGAGCTGGGCGACTTCAAGGTCTACAACGACCGTCGGTCGGCGCCGCTGGACCCGGCGCTGCGCGCCGAGCTGACCGAGTACTACCGGCCGTACAACGCCGCGCTGCGGCAACGGCTCGACCTGGATCTCGACTGGCCGGACGGGGTGGCGTGA
- a CDS encoding glycosyltransferase family 28 protein, which produces MNRAVEDRPDPPVVLLVGSSGGHLAQLLALKPWYEGRRRRWVTFDTPDAVSLLAGEEVVPAHHPTTRNVRNLLRNALLARRELRRGDVAAVITTGAGVAVPFVVLARLRGIPTVYIEVYDRIDTATLTARLCRPFLSAMLVQWEEQRRQYPEATVVGNLL; this is translated from the coding sequence GTGAACAGAGCTGTCGAGGATCGACCGGATCCTCCCGTGGTGCTGCTGGTCGGGTCCAGCGGCGGGCACCTGGCCCAACTGCTCGCCCTGAAGCCCTGGTACGAGGGGCGGCGCCGCCGTTGGGTCACCTTCGACACCCCGGACGCGGTGTCGTTGCTGGCCGGTGAGGAGGTGGTCCCGGCGCACCACCCGACCACCCGCAACGTGCGCAACCTGCTGCGCAACGCCCTGCTGGCGCGGCGCGAGCTGCGCCGCGGCGACGTGGCTGCGGTGATCACCACCGGGGCCGGGGTCGCGGTGCCGTTCGTGGTGCTGGCCCGGCTGCGCGGCATCCCCACCGTCTACATCGAGGTGTACGACCGGATCGACACCGCCACGCTCACCGCCCGCCTGTGCCGCCCGTTCCTGTCGGCGATGCTCGTGCAGTGGGAGGAGCAGCGCCGCCAGTACCCGGAGGCCACCGTCGTGGGGAACCTGCTGTGA
- the aroC gene encoding chorismate synthase: MLRWLTAGESHGPALVAMIEGVPAGIEVTTTEIADELARRRLGYGRGARMSFERDEVEVIGGLRHGVTLGSPVAIRVGNSEWPKWQTVMAADPVDPEELARQARNAPLTRPRPGHADLAGMQKYGHTDARPILERASARETAARVAAGTVAKALVRQALGVEIVSHVVELGPVAAKPGLRPTPADTERIDADPLRCLDPEASARMVAEVDAAKKAADTLGGVVEVLAYGVPPGLGSHVQWDRKLDARLATALMSIQAIKGVEIGDGWEQARSRGSAAHDEIVPTATGVRRVTDRAGGLEGGITTGEPLRVKAAMKPISSLNRALATVDVTTGEPATAINQRSDVCAVPAAAVVAEAMVALVLAEAATEKFGGDSVAEIRRNLAAYLDALVIR, from the coding sequence GTGTTGCGCTGGCTGACCGCAGGTGAATCGCACGGACCCGCCCTGGTGGCGATGATCGAGGGCGTCCCCGCCGGCATCGAGGTGACCACCACCGAGATCGCCGACGAGCTGGCCCGCCGCCGGCTCGGCTATGGCCGGGGCGCGCGGATGTCCTTCGAGCGCGACGAGGTCGAGGTGATCGGCGGTCTGCGGCACGGGGTGACGTTGGGCAGCCCGGTCGCCATCCGGGTGGGCAACTCCGAGTGGCCGAAGTGGCAGACGGTGATGGCGGCCGACCCGGTCGACCCGGAGGAGCTGGCCCGGCAGGCCCGCAACGCACCGCTGACCCGGCCCCGGCCGGGCCACGCCGACCTGGCCGGCATGCAGAAGTACGGCCACACCGACGCCCGGCCGATCCTGGAGCGGGCCAGCGCCCGGGAGACCGCCGCCCGGGTGGCCGCCGGCACGGTGGCCAAGGCCCTGGTGCGTCAGGCCCTCGGCGTCGAGATCGTGTCGCATGTGGTGGAGTTGGGCCCGGTCGCCGCCAAGCCCGGCCTGCGGCCCACCCCGGCCGACACCGAGCGGATCGACGCCGACCCGCTGCGCTGCCTGGACCCGGAGGCCAGCGCCCGGATGGTCGCCGAGGTCGACGCCGCGAAGAAGGCCGCCGACACCCTGGGCGGCGTGGTCGAGGTCCTGGCGTACGGGGTGCCGCCGGGCCTGGGCAGCCACGTGCAGTGGGACCGCAAGCTCGACGCCCGGCTGGCCACCGCGCTGATGTCGATCCAGGCGATCAAGGGCGTGGAGATCGGCGACGGCTGGGAGCAGGCCCGCTCCCGAGGCTCGGCGGCGCACGACGAGATCGTGCCGACCGCCACCGGCGTGCGTCGGGTCACCGACCGGGCGGGTGGCCTGGAGGGCGGCATCACCACCGGCGAGCCGCTGCGGGTGAAGGCGGCGATGAAGCCGATCTCCTCGCTGAACCGGGCCCTCGCGACGGTCGACGTGACGACCGGGGAGCCGGCGACCGCCATCAACCAGCGGTCGGACGTGTGCGCGGTGCCGGCCGCCGCGGTGGTCGCCGAGGCGATGGTCGCGCTGGTGCTGGCCGAGGCGGCCACCGAGAAGTTCGGCGGCGACTCGGTCGCGGAGATCCGCCGCAACCTGGCGGCGTACCTCGACGCGCTGGTGATTCGGTGA
- a CDS encoding O-antigen ligase family protein: MFGLIPVWWGLGLFYLGWPLLGAVLLALLLVRGRVPLPPGTGVWLFFLAIVLVSATQLAQPSSLVPFGLRLGFYLTALVVGCYVYAAARERGPTAALLVPICAFWFGLVLLGWFGVLAPRFEMTTPVEAALPGGLASNPFVRDMVHLHTSEFSRRSLNPIYRPAAPFSYTNAYGSSYAMTLPCVVAFTMLRRRGLLRWALLASLPFSLVPAFLTLNRAMFLSLGAGLAVLGVRASLRGNIRIAASIVGLVAVAATATLFIPVTDLISNRVDNSDTNTDRFSLYAEVLRRVQESPLLGYGGPVSADTVTAQAPVGTQGQLWMVLFSHGVIALACFLGWFVLAAVRTGRASSPAGQWLAVIPVICLVQIPFYGMANPNLAVAFFMICFALALTERERARPGPGGTTPDGVPRTAVVPA; encoded by the coding sequence ATGTTCGGCCTGATCCCCGTCTGGTGGGGACTCGGCCTGTTCTACCTCGGCTGGCCGCTGCTGGGCGCGGTGCTGCTGGCCCTGCTGCTGGTGCGCGGCCGGGTGCCGTTGCCGCCGGGCACCGGGGTCTGGCTGTTCTTCCTGGCGATCGTGCTGGTCAGTGCCACCCAGTTGGCCCAGCCGTCCTCGCTGGTCCCGTTCGGGCTGCGGTTGGGCTTCTACCTCACCGCGCTGGTGGTCGGCTGCTACGTCTACGCCGCGGCCCGGGAACGCGGTCCCACGGCGGCGCTGCTGGTGCCGATCTGCGCGTTCTGGTTCGGCCTGGTGCTGCTCGGCTGGTTCGGGGTGCTCGCACCCCGGTTCGAGATGACCACGCCGGTCGAGGCGGCACTCCCCGGCGGCCTGGCGAGCAACCCGTTCGTCAGGGACATGGTGCACCTGCACACCAGCGAGTTCAGCCGCCGCTCGCTCAACCCGATCTACCGTCCGGCCGCGCCGTTCAGCTACACCAACGCCTACGGCAGCTCGTACGCGATGACGTTGCCCTGCGTGGTGGCCTTCACCATGCTGCGCCGTCGCGGCCTGCTGCGCTGGGCGCTGCTGGCGTCGCTGCCGTTCTCCCTGGTCCCGGCGTTCCTCACGCTGAACCGGGCGATGTTCCTCAGCCTCGGCGCGGGCCTGGCCGTGCTGGGCGTACGCGCGAGCCTGCGGGGCAACATCCGGATCGCCGCGTCGATCGTCGGCCTGGTCGCGGTCGCCGCCACGGCCACCCTGTTCATCCCGGTCACCGATCTGATCAGCAACCGGGTCGACAACAGCGACACCAACACCGACCGGTTCTCCCTCTACGCCGAGGTGCTGCGCCGGGTGCAGGAGTCGCCGCTGCTCGGCTACGGCGGCCCGGTCAGCGCGGACACGGTCACCGCGCAGGCGCCGGTCGGCACCCAGGGCCAGCTGTGGATGGTGCTGTTCAGCCACGGGGTGATCGCGCTGGCCTGCTTCCTCGGCTGGTTCGTGCTGGCCGCCGTGCGTACCGGCCGGGCGTCGTCGCCCGCGGGGCAGTGGCTGGCGGTGATCCCGGTGATCTGCCTGGTGCAGATCCCCTTCTACGGCATGGCCAACCCGAACCTCGCGGTGGCCTTCTTCATGATCTGTTTCGCGCTGGCCCTGACCGAACGGGAGCGGGCGAGGCCCGGGCCGGGCGGCACCACGCCGGACGGCGTACCCAGGACGGCGGTGGTACCGGCATGA